From Proteiniborus sp. MB09-C3, the proteins below share one genomic window:
- a CDS encoding ATP-binding cassette domain-containing protein, whose protein sequence is MRENIGYVPQDNFLFSATVKENIHFFRDIYSDEEIEESAKLSCIYDNIMDFTHGFDTRVGERGTNLSGGQKQRISISRAIIKNPAILILDDALSAVDTKTEEKIIGHFKHILTGKTGIIIAHRISAIKHADEIIVMDHGEILERGNHEELLQREGIYFDIYEEQFKEEMRKKVGHEAS, encoded by the coding sequence TTGAGAGAAAATATAGGATATGTTCCACAGGACAATTTCTTATTTTCAGCTACAGTAAAAGAAAATATTCATTTTTTTAGAGACATATATTCAGATGAGGAAATTGAAGAGTCTGCTAAGCTTAGCTGTATTTATGATAATATTATGGATTTTACCCATGGCTTTGATACTAGAGTTGGAGAGAGAGGAACAAATTTATCAGGTGGACAAAAACAAAGAATTTCCATATCTAGAGCTATTATTAAAAATCCTGCTATTCTTATTTTAGATGATGCGCTATCTGCTGTTGATACAAAGACAGAGGAGAAGATTATAGGCCATTTTAAACACATCTTAACTGGAAAGACTGGTATAATCATTGCCCATCGTATTTCTGCCATAAAGCATGCTGATGAAATTATTGTGATGGATCATGGAGAGATTCTGGAGAGAGGTAATCATGAAGAACTTCTACAGAGAGAAGGAATATATTTTGATATATACGAAGAGCAGTTTAAAGAAGAAATGAGAAAGAAGGTAGGCCATGAAGCGTCATAG
- a CDS encoding TPM domain-containing protein: MRKELRIILITAILLVALIGGRSYAVDQKVYDEADLFSEAQEEALQIKAAELSEKLSLDTVILTIADNKGKTSRDYADDFYDENDFGYGDSYDGLILLINMADREVYISTCGKAIEYFTDVRINSILDKVYICLTEENYSEGAEAFLNEVEYYVQKGIPSNQYSYDENTGNSTKENTGAYPNDSMDISTSKQSDLANRLLIYLLISFGIGGISVGVMAINNKGRTTTNQSTYLDKNSFRLINSQDFHVNTRVTFVRIDNDSNSKSSRRSTTHSSGSGRSTTHSSSSGRSHGGGGRKF, encoded by the coding sequence ATGAGAAAAGAGCTAAGGATTATCCTAATAACAGCCATATTATTAGTAGCCCTGATTGGAGGACGTTCCTATGCCGTAGATCAAAAGGTTTACGATGAGGCAGACCTGTTTTCTGAAGCTCAGGAAGAAGCATTGCAAATAAAAGCAGCGGAATTAAGCGAAAAACTAAGCTTGGATACTGTTATCCTTACAATAGCGGATAATAAAGGAAAAACTTCTCGCGATTATGCTGATGATTTTTATGATGAAAATGACTTCGGATATGGAGATAGCTACGATGGATTGATTTTACTTATAAATATGGCTGACCGAGAGGTTTATATTTCCACCTGTGGAAAAGCGATTGAGTATTTTACAGATGTAAGGATAAATAGTATTTTAGACAAGGTATACATTTGTCTCACAGAGGAAAATTATAGTGAAGGAGCAGAAGCCTTTTTAAACGAAGTGGAGTATTATGTGCAAAAAGGTATTCCTTCTAATCAGTACTCATATGACGAAAACACTGGAAATTCTACTAAAGAAAATACTGGAGCATATCCAAATGACAGTATGGATATATCTACTTCAAAGCAAAGTGACTTAGCAAATAGATTATTAATTTACCTACTTATTTCATTTGGCATAGGGGGTATATCTGTTGGGGTCATGGCTATTAACAATAAAGGAAGGACTACTACTAATCAGAGCACTTATTTAGATAAAAATTCATTTAGGCTTATTAATAGTCAGGATTTTCATGTAAACACTAGAGTAACATTTGTACGCATTGATAATGATTCTAATTCTAAAAGCAGTAGAAGAAGCACTACCCATAGTTCCGGTAGTGGAAGAAGTACTACGCATAGTTCCAGTAGTGGGAGAAGCCACGGTGGAGGTGGACGTAAATTTTAA
- a CDS encoding ABC transporter transmembrane domain-containing protein — MKMKMKGKVINDFFKKYWMHYVAGVVFLVLTTYMQTIAPKLLGIIIDILSMEDINKEKILFYLGMMIIASIGAFITRYIWRYLIIGNSRNLECYLRERLFQHFQTLPVQFYHQRKTGDLMAYAINDISAVRMSFGPGLAHIVNGIGMCTVSILAMARSVNFKLTLLSLLPIPIITLLMIKIGDLVRQRFKIVQENFAAISDRVQENISGIRVIKSYVQENEEVHRFDDLNETMRESNIKMVRVSSLLSPMIELCFGISFMISLIYGSSMVKNNVITLGDFVAFNGYLTMIIKPVSSIGRVINIIQKGIASFRRLNEIFQVQSDITDDSGDVTLTEIGGDIEINNLTFNYPDTEEAAIKNINIKLNKGKTLGIIGRTGSGKTTLVNLLLRLYNVERKDNH; from the coding sequence ATGAAAATGAAGATGAAAGGTAAAGTGATCAATGATTTTTTTAAAAAATATTGGATGCACTATGTAGCTGGAGTAGTTTTCTTAGTGCTAACTACTTATATGCAGACTATTGCACCAAAGCTGCTAGGTATAATTATTGATATACTAAGCATGGAAGATATCAATAAAGAAAAAATACTCTTTTACTTAGGAATGATGATTATTGCTTCTATAGGTGCATTTATTACAAGGTACATATGGAGATATCTAATTATAGGAAATTCCAGAAATCTTGAGTGTTATTTGAGAGAACGATTATTTCAGCATTTTCAAACCCTTCCAGTACAATTCTATCATCAGAGAAAAACAGGAGACTTGATGGCTTATGCTATTAACGACATCTCTGCAGTTAGAATGTCCTTTGGTCCAGGCCTAGCTCATATTGTAAATGGCATTGGAATGTGTACCGTATCCATATTAGCTATGGCACGATCTGTGAATTTTAAATTGACTCTATTATCCCTTTTACCTATTCCTATAATTACTTTGCTTATGATTAAGATTGGAGATTTGGTACGTCAAAGATTTAAGATTGTTCAAGAAAATTTTGCTGCTATATCAGATAGGGTACAAGAGAATATTTCGGGAATTAGAGTAATTAAATCCTATGTTCAAGAGAATGAAGAAGTTCATAGATTTGATGATTTAAATGAGACCATGAGGGAGTCAAATATTAAGATGGTAAGGGTTTCTTCTTTACTTTCTCCTATGATTGAGCTGTGCTTTGGAATAAGCTTTATGATTAGCCTTATTTATGGCAGCAGTATGGTAAAGAATAATGTAATTACATTAGGCGATTTTGTAGCTTTTAACGGCTATCTTACCATGATTATAAAACCTGTATCCTCAATTGGCAGAGTTATTAATATCATTCAAAAAGGAATAGCTTCCTTCAGGAGACTAAACGAGATTTTCCAGGTTCAATCAGATATAACAGATGATTCAGGAGATGTGACTTTAACAGAGATAGGTGGAGATATAGAGATAAATAATTTGACTTTCAACTATCCAGATACGGAAGAGGCAGCCATAAAGAATATTAATATAAAGCTTAATAAAGGAAAGACACTAGGTATTATCGGAAGGACTGGCAGTGGAAAAACTACTTTGGTGAATCTCTTACTAAGGCTTTATAATGTAGAGAGGAAAGATAATCATTGA
- a CDS encoding M14 family metallopeptidase — translation METLTLGSRGPNVKLIQSLLNRIGYNAGAVDGIFGALTQQAVIAFQRNSGLTPDGVVGPATWRVFNRLLLGYDTYTIRAGDTLYNIAARYYTTVNAILTANPGINPNALYIGQQIIVPFGIDIVFTDIDYTYDIMERQISGLKARYPFIETSIIGRSVMGKNLYCIRLGTGPNEVTYNASHHANEWITTPLLMKFIENFSKAYANRESIRGYNTGVIWENSSIYIIPMVNPDGVDLVNYWPNYTNPAYHQAAQLNNTGLPLPRVWKANIRGTDLNLNYPAEWEREHELEIEQGITGPAPRDYGGPYPLSEPESIAMVNFTRQHNFRLVIAYHTQGEVIFYQFENLAPAESRRIAEMFSRASGYAISDNPGEASYAGYKDWFIQDFRRPGFTIEVGLGINPIPITQFPTIYNQNEEILLLAAIV, via the coding sequence ATGGAAACTTTAACTTTAGGCTCAAGAGGTCCGAATGTAAAACTAATTCAAAGTCTTTTAAATAGAATTGGATATAATGCAGGAGCAGTAGATGGCATTTTTGGAGCCTTAACTCAGCAGGCAGTTATTGCATTCCAAAGAAATAGCGGATTAACTCCTGATGGTGTTGTAGGCCCAGCAACATGGAGAGTATTTAATAGACTTCTTTTAGGATATGATACCTACACAATTAGAGCAGGGGATACCCTATATAATATAGCTGCTAGATATTATACAACAGTTAATGCAATACTAACTGCCAACCCTGGCATAAATCCGAATGCTTTGTATATAGGACAGCAGATAATAGTTCCTTTTGGAATAGATATTGTATTTACAGATATTGATTATACTTATGACATAATGGAGAGGCAAATAAGCGGACTAAAAGCAAGATATCCATTTATTGAAACCAGCATTATTGGAAGAAGTGTTATGGGTAAAAATCTATATTGTATAAGACTTGGTACAGGTCCTAATGAGGTTACTTATAATGCATCTCATCATGCAAATGAGTGGATTACCACTCCTTTGCTAATGAAGTTCATAGAGAACTTTTCTAAGGCATATGCAAATAGAGAAAGTATAAGAGGCTATAATACTGGAGTCATATGGGAAAACAGTAGCATATATATCATTCCAATGGTGAATCCAGATGGTGTAGATTTAGTAAACTATTGGCCTAACTATACTAATCCAGCCTATCATCAAGCTGCTCAGCTAAACAATACAGGACTGCCATTACCAAGAGTGTGGAAAGCTAATATTAGAGGTACTGACTTGAACTTAAACTATCCTGCGGAATGGGAAAGAGAGCATGAGCTAGAAATTGAACAGGGAATAACAGGTCCTGCTCCTAGAGACTATGGTGGACCTTATCCATTATCAGAGCCAGAGTCAATTGCAATGGTGAACTTCACTAGACAGCATAACTTTAGGCTAGTAATTGCATATCATACACAGGGGGAAGTAATATTTTATCAATTCGAAAACTTAGCTCCAGCTGAGTCCCGAAGGATTGCCGAGATGTTCTCTAGAGCCAGCGGCTATGCAATATCAGACAATCCAGGAGAGGCATCCTATGCAGGATACAAAGATTGGTTTATCCAGGATTTCAGGAGACCAGGCTTTACAATAGAAGTTGGGCTAGGAATAAATCCAATACCTATTACTCAATTTCCTACAATATACAATCAAAACGAAGAAATATTGCTGCTAGCAGCTATAGTATAA
- a CDS encoding cold-shock protein, with product MNGTVKWFNSEKGFGFITTEEGNDVFAHFSQINKDGFKTLEEGQKVTFNVVNGAKGPQAENITIL from the coding sequence ATGAATGGTACAGTAAAATGGTTTAATTCAGAAAAAGGATTTGGATTCATCACTACAGAAGAAGGAAATGACGTATTTGCACATTTCTCACAAATCAACAAAGACGGATTCAAAACTTTAGAAGAAGGTCAAAAAGTAACATTTAATGTTGTTAATGGAGCAAAAGGCCCACAAGCTGAAAACATTACAATATTATAA
- a CDS encoding spore germination protein yields MLNFENIILSKSLENNIETIKKVFNEDDTLIIRQFENQHDSKLKCCIFFVDGMANTEMISENIISPIVTSSVIKSSRNTIHTLQYQVLLSRQITKTDSLIRLIEAIINGDTVLLVDSLSEALIINTKDWQTRAIEEPPSEKVLRGPREGFTESILVNLSMIRRKVSSSKLKFKLITLGEETRTEAYICYIEEIVNEKILDELYRRLSSFNMDGVLAVNYIQEFIKDAPLSPFKTVGTTERPDVVAAKLLEGRIAIILDGTPTAITLPYLFIEYFQSNEDYYLSFYFGSIGRILRILGFIITTSVPAIYLALVTFHQELIPTPLVLSISAARQGVPFPTVVELIGMLTVFEILREAGTRMPTYIGQALSIVGALVLGQAAVQARFVSAPIIIIVALSGITGLMIPALTGISIIARTALLLLSSALGLYGYVFGMLGIGIHLFSIRSFGVPYMSNLTSMKLQDLKDTFIRAPWWYMEYRPQFIASKKLRRKAFGGKNNE; encoded by the coding sequence ATGTTAAATTTTGAAAATATTATTTTATCTAAATCCTTAGAAAACAATATAGAAACAATTAAAAAAGTATTTAATGAAGATGATACTCTAATTATTAGACAATTTGAGAATCAGCATGATAGCAAATTAAAATGCTGTATCTTTTTTGTTGATGGAATGGCAAATACAGAAATGATTAGTGAAAATATTATTTCTCCCATAGTAACAAGCTCTGTGATAAAGTCTAGTCGTAATACTATTCATACGCTCCAATATCAAGTATTGCTTTCTAGACAAATTACAAAAACAGACTCTCTAATTAGACTGATAGAAGCTATTATTAATGGAGATACTGTTCTTCTTGTAGATAGTTTGTCTGAAGCCTTAATTATCAATACTAAGGATTGGCAAACAAGAGCTATAGAAGAGCCTCCATCTGAAAAGGTTTTGAGGGGACCAAGAGAAGGGTTTACAGAATCTATTTTAGTGAATCTTTCTATGATAAGAAGGAAGGTCTCATCAAGTAAGCTCAAGTTTAAGCTTATAACACTGGGTGAAGAAACACGTACAGAAGCATATATATGCTATATTGAAGAAATAGTAAACGAAAAAATACTAGATGAATTGTATAGAAGACTTAGCAGCTTCAACATGGACGGAGTTTTAGCTGTAAACTACATACAAGAATTCATTAAAGATGCGCCGCTATCTCCTTTTAAAACAGTAGGTACTACTGAAAGACCTGATGTTGTAGCTGCTAAGCTGCTAGAAGGACGCATTGCCATTATTCTTGACGGTACACCTACTGCTATTACGCTGCCATATTTGTTTATTGAATATTTTCAATCTAATGAAGACTATTATCTAAGTTTTTATTTTGGATCTATCGGCAGAATATTGAGGATACTTGGATTTATCATTACAACTAGCGTTCCTGCCATCTATTTAGCGCTTGTTACTTTTCATCAAGAACTAATACCTACTCCGCTAGTTTTGAGCATATCTGCTGCTAGGCAAGGAGTTCCTTTTCCTACAGTTGTAGAACTCATAGGAATGCTAACTGTTTTTGAGATATTGAGGGAAGCTGGCACGCGTATGCCTACATATATAGGTCAAGCATTAAGCATTGTAGGTGCATTGGTGCTAGGGCAGGCCGCAGTACAAGCAAGGTTTGTAAGTGCTCCAATAATCATTATTGTTGCATTGTCTGGTATCACGGGACTTATGATACCTGCTCTTACTGGAATTTCCATTATAGCTAGAACTGCTCTACTTCTTCTGTCTTCAGCTTTAGGATTATATGGTTATGTTTTTGGCATGCTAGGAATAGGAATACATTTATTCAGCATACGTTCCTTCGGAGTACCATATATGTCAAATTTAACTTCTATGAAATTACAGGATTTAAAAGATACATTTATAAGAGCGCCATGGTGGTATATGGAATATAGACCTCAATTTATTGCTTCTAAAAAGCTTAGAAGAAAAGCCTTTGGGGGAAAAAATAATGAATAG
- a CDS encoding Ger(x)C family spore germination protein, with protein MNRHFIFFIFMFIMISFLLTGCWNYREIDKYAIVSGLAIDKNEKGDGFLLTAEVIDIRPGMNEVKISSIRVEAEGNTIFDAIRNMIKISGKRLYWGHAKIVIISQDVAKDSIIPIVDWISRDQEPRLTTNILVSIEKTANELLSQESVTTEIRSFEMSYMLVGNRVLSKAPKVGVYELMNDLSCSGISPVLPTISITTNEGKRTSELSGIAAFKGDKLIGFLDGEDAKFYLFIKDKIESALLVAKIDEGNSIDNITLEAFKNKTKIKPVYDEGKLLMKIHVRTEVVISEEDKGRDYISEKGRAKLKTYAEATLEKDIENVIKKVQSNFKSDIFGFGKIVRAEMPSLWKDIKNDWDDIFNNLEVEVKAEIQIRNSGLTISPIKVGE; from the coding sequence ATGAATAGGCATTTTATTTTTTTCATCTTTATGTTCATTATGATTTCATTTTTGCTTACTGGCTGCTGGAACTATAGAGAAATAGACAAATATGCCATAGTTTCTGGTCTAGCAATAGATAAAAATGAAAAAGGAGATGGCTTTTTACTTACTGCCGAAGTAATCGATATAAGACCAGGTATGAATGAAGTAAAAATAAGTTCAATAAGAGTGGAAGCAGAAGGTAATACAATATTTGATGCTATCAGAAATATGATAAAAATTTCTGGTAAGAGGCTGTACTGGGGTCATGCAAAAATTGTTATCATAAGCCAAGATGTTGCCAAAGATAGTATTATACCAATTGTAGACTGGATATCTAGAGATCAAGAACCGAGGCTTACTACAAATATTCTGGTTTCTATCGAAAAAACTGCAAATGAACTATTATCTCAAGAAAGTGTTACAACAGAAATACGTTCCTTTGAAATGAGCTATATGCTTGTGGGAAACCGTGTATTATCAAAGGCTCCAAAAGTAGGCGTTTATGAATTAATGAATGACTTGTCATGCAGCGGCATATCTCCAGTCTTGCCAACTATTAGTATAACCACTAATGAAGGAAAAAGGACCTCAGAATTATCAGGAATAGCAGCATTTAAAGGGGATAAGCTGATTGGTTTCTTAGATGGTGAAGATGCTAAATTTTATCTTTTTATAAAAGACAAAATAGAGAGTGCATTGCTTGTGGCAAAAATAGACGAAGGAAATTCAATTGATAATATTACATTAGAAGCATTCAAAAATAAAACAAAAATAAAGCCTGTATATGATGAAGGTAAACTATTGATGAAAATACATGTTAGGACAGAGGTTGTCATATCAGAAGAAGATAAAGGTAGAGATTATATCAGCGAAAAAGGTAGAGCTAAGCTTAAGACTTATGCTGAAGCGACTCTAGAAAAGGATATTGAAAATGTCATTAAAAAGGTACAAAGTAATTTTAAATCTGATATTTTTGGATTTGGTAAAATTGTTAGAGCTGAGATGCCATCTTTATGGAAGGATATTAAGAATGATTGGGATGATATTTTTAATAATCTGGAAGTAGAAGTAAAGGCTGAAATACAAATCAGAAATAGTGGACTTACTATATCCCCGATTAAGGTAGGCGAATAG
- a CDS encoding endospore germination permease — protein MKKEIISAKQGVTIMSMFIIGSTLILGGGKKASEDTWIAIIISMIMVLPMLIIYARILSLFPGKNLFEIAEEVFGKIFGKVIILLFTLYFFYLGALVIRNVTEFVQIVSFPETPQFFIAFSIGLLAIYMVKSGIEVLGRLTESLLYLIILIAICTIFLSISKMESINIKPVLYDGWKPVLESGFSLFAFPFAETVIFTVVLGSLKQNSKPYKVYIGGLIIGGAFILIISVRNILILGISNMLIHYFPTYSAVSLIEIGDFLERIETIAVIVFILSSFVKISICLFSASMGFASLFNFKDHTQITAPIAFLMLNLSIIVYNSIMEMFEWLDIYPYYAIPFQIILPLIVWIAAEVKTKSRIPSEG, from the coding sequence ATGAAAAAGGAAATAATATCAGCTAAGCAAGGTGTCACAATTATGTCCATGTTCATAATAGGAAGTACCTTGATACTAGGTGGGGGCAAGAAAGCCAGTGAGGATACTTGGATTGCCATTATAATAAGCATGATTATGGTTCTGCCTATGCTTATTATTTATGCAAGGATCCTTAGTCTTTTTCCCGGTAAAAACTTATTCGAAATAGCAGAAGAAGTGTTTGGGAAAATATTTGGTAAAGTCATCATTTTACTATTTACCCTATATTTCTTTTATTTAGGTGCCTTAGTCATCAGAAATGTTACTGAATTTGTTCAAATTGTTTCTTTCCCTGAGACACCTCAATTTTTCATTGCATTTTCTATTGGTCTATTAGCTATTTATATGGTCAAGAGCGGTATTGAAGTATTAGGGAGACTGACGGAGTCTCTTCTTTATTTAATAATTCTTATAGCTATTTGCACTATTTTTTTATCCATAAGTAAAATGGAATCAATCAATATAAAGCCAGTGCTGTATGATGGGTGGAAGCCAGTTTTAGAAAGCGGATTCTCTTTATTTGCATTTCCTTTTGCAGAAACAGTTATTTTCACAGTGGTTTTAGGTTCTTTAAAGCAAAACAGTAAACCCTATAAAGTTTATATAGGAGGTTTGATTATAGGAGGAGCTTTTATATTAATAATATCTGTAAGAAATATTTTAATCCTCGGTATTTCAAACATGCTTATCCATTACTTTCCAACCTATTCTGCCGTTTCTTTGATAGAAATAGGAGACTTTCTTGAACGCATTGAAACAATTGCAGTTATAGTATTCATATTGTCTAGCTTTGTGAAAATTAGTATATGCTTATTTTCAGCCAGCATGGGTTTTGCAAGCTTGTTTAATTTTAAGGATCACACACAGATAACTGCTCCTATAGCATTCTTAATGCTGAATCTCTCTATTATAGTCTATAATAGTATAATGGAGATGTTTGAATGGCTAGATATTTATCCCTACTATGCAATACCTTTTCAAATAATATTGCCGCTAATAGTTTGGATAGCCGCTGAAGTGAAAACTAAATCTAGAATTCCAAGCGAAGGTTAG
- a CDS encoding ABC transporter ATP-binding protein: MKRHSVLRLLRLMIPHRKAVILAGLSVLLVNCAELMKPIILKIVIDDFLILKKPETGLYSIKSMGILYMVIIVLGSLFTFVQINLMNHVGQQIISGLRRKVFNHIQHLPLSYLDKYSTGRLITRATNDVEALNEMFTDVLINLFRDVFLLIGIVFAMFSMHVSLALISLVALPLIFLITCYFKNRIKENFQLMKSLIGRINGFFAENLSGMKLVQVFNRELEKQKEFKELNTQYHESTLFQIKMNSLLRPIIEILQTMTIAVLVWYGMGKVMNQTLELGVLYAFTNYIKQFFAPINDLAENYNTVQSAVVSADRIFELLDQEDILEDLDSGLPIDELKGEIEFKNVWFAYREKEWILKNVSFKIAPRETAAFVGATGAGKTTIINLISRLYEIQKGEILIDGVNIKDYKLRDLRSNVAVVLQDVFLFSGDIKSNIRLNSNISDKEIEQALQLSCSEDFIEELPMGINEPVRERGSTFSAGQRQLLSFARAIAHNPSILVLDEATANIDTKTELLIQQSIENASNDRTTLIIAHRLSTIRNADKIIMLSKGKILEIGNHDELMKRGRYYKELYEAQYA; the protein is encoded by the coding sequence ATGAAGCGTCATAGTGTTTTGAGACTGCTAAGATTAATGATACCACACAGGAAAGCTGTAATACTGGCTGGATTAAGTGTTTTATTAGTAAACTGTGCTGAGCTTATGAAGCCTATTATTCTGAAGATAGTCATTGATGATTTTCTTATTCTTAAGAAGCCGGAGACTGGATTGTATTCTATTAAATCTATGGGAATTTTGTATATGGTGATTATAGTCTTAGGTTCTCTTTTTACATTTGTTCAAATTAATCTTATGAACCATGTTGGTCAACAGATTATCAGCGGATTAAGAAGAAAAGTTTTTAATCATATACAGCATTTGCCCTTATCATATCTAGATAAATATTCAACAGGGAGACTTATAACCAGAGCTACCAATGATGTTGAGGCACTAAATGAAATGTTTACAGATGTATTGATTAATCTTTTTAGAGATGTTTTTTTATTAATAGGAATCGTATTTGCAATGTTTAGTATGCATGTCAGTCTGGCTCTAATCAGTCTTGTTGCTTTACCATTGATTTTTTTAATAACATGCTATTTTAAAAATAGAATAAAAGAAAACTTTCAGTTGATGAAGAGTCTGATTGGACGGATTAATGGATTTTTCGCAGAGAACCTATCAGGTATGAAATTGGTGCAGGTCTTTAATCGTGAGCTGGAAAAGCAAAAGGAATTTAAGGAGCTAAATACTCAATATCATGAATCGACTTTATTTCAGATCAAGATGAATAGCCTATTAAGGCCTATAATAGAGATTTTGCAAACCATGACTATAGCTGTATTGGTGTGGTATGGTATGGGAAAGGTAATGAATCAGACTTTGGAGTTAGGAGTCTTATATGCTTTCACTAACTATATTAAACAGTTTTTTGCTCCAATTAATGACTTAGCAGAGAATTATAATACTGTTCAATCTGCTGTTGTATCAGCGGATCGTATATTTGAACTATTAGATCAGGAGGATATTCTAGAGGATTTAGATTCGGGTTTGCCTATAGATGAGCTTAAGGGAGAAATTGAATTCAAAAATGTATGGTTTGCTTATAGAGAAAAGGAATGGATATTAAAAAACGTCAGCTTTAAAATAGCACCTAGAGAAACGGCAGCTTTTGTAGGAGCGACTGGAGCTGGGAAAACTACGATTATCAACTTAATATCTAGGCTTTACGAAATACAAAAAGGCGAGATATTAATTGATGGGGTAAATATCAAGGATTATAAGCTTAGGGACCTGAGAAGCAATGTGGCAGTAGTTTTACAGGATGTTTTTCTTTTTTCAGGAGACATTAAAAGCAATATTCGTCTTAACTCTAACATATCTGACAAGGAAATTGAGCAGGCATTACAGTTATCCTGTTCAGAGGATTTTATAGAAGAGCTGCCTATGGGAATCAACGAGCCTGTAAGAGAGAGAGGCAGCACTTTTTCAGCAGGACAGCGACAGCTGTTATCCTTTGCACGTGCCATAGCTCACAATCCTTCAATACTCGTATTAGATGAAGCTACTGCAAATATTGACACAAAGACAGAGCTTTTAATTCAACAATCTATTGAGAATGCTTCTAATGATCGTACAACACTGATAATAGCCCACAGACTATCTACAATACGTAATGCAGATAAAATAATAATGTTAAGTAAAGGTAAAATACTTGAAATAGGAAATCATGATGAGCTCATGAAGAGGGGAAGATACTACAAAGAGCTTTACGAGGCACAGTATGCTTAG